One Vibrio penaeicida DNA segment encodes these proteins:
- a CDS encoding enolase C-terminal domain-like protein, which yields MIIKQVEIRCCQTDTAMNAHALKKAGKSEALNFLVVTLTTECGLSASMFGFAGKSALGAGHLAASSMPTLLIGKNALDREKLWQEYRTLNRWWHHLPMYSYGPFDCCLWLLGAQHAGQPLWRYIGGSRQRVPVYTSSLVLPTLEDYKKEALAVKNAGYHAYKIHPPGNNMREDLDIHQAVREAVGEDFTLMSDPVASYSLLEAVEFAKGLEALNYAWLEEPLPDESFTALKKLKSKVSIPIVGAEVLPHHPYSVAEALSAGVYDAVRADVSWSGGITGVLKTANLAESFHLNCELHTTIFHPLELVNMHVAAAISNTTYVELLYPTDTFSFGLKQALPIEKGYANLPETAGLGAELDWDFIDNATIQIL from the coding sequence ATGATAATCAAACAGGTCGAAATACGCTGCTGTCAAACAGACACAGCTATGAACGCGCACGCGTTAAAAAAAGCGGGTAAATCAGAGGCGTTGAACTTTCTTGTGGTGACACTCACAACTGAATGTGGATTGAGTGCATCCATGTTTGGTTTTGCAGGAAAGTCAGCATTAGGGGCGGGTCATCTAGCAGCGTCTAGCATGCCAACACTTCTAATTGGCAAAAATGCACTCGACCGAGAAAAGCTATGGCAGGAATACCGGACACTTAATCGATGGTGGCATCATTTGCCTATGTACAGTTATGGTCCCTTTGATTGTTGTTTATGGCTATTAGGCGCTCAGCATGCAGGGCAGCCTTTATGGCGCTATATAGGAGGTTCAAGGCAGCGCGTACCTGTTTATACCTCATCGCTGGTGCTTCCAACATTGGAAGATTATAAGAAAGAAGCGCTAGCAGTAAAAAATGCTGGGTATCATGCATACAAAATTCACCCACCGGGTAATAACATGCGTGAAGATTTGGATATTCACCAAGCGGTTCGGGAAGCGGTTGGTGAAGATTTCACACTTATGTCCGATCCGGTTGCGTCATATTCACTTTTAGAGGCGGTGGAGTTTGCTAAAGGGTTGGAAGCGTTGAACTATGCGTGGTTGGAAGAGCCTTTGCCCGATGAGTCATTTACCGCACTTAAAAAGCTGAAGTCGAAGGTGTCTATTCCAATCGTGGGTGCAGAGGTGTTGCCGCATCATCCTTATTCCGTTGCGGAAGCACTGTCGGCTGGTGTTTATGATGCAGTTAGAGCAGATGTATCTTGGTCCGGCGGTATTACCGGAGTCCTTAAAACGGCAAACTTAGCGGAATCTTTCCATTTGAATTGCGAACTGCACACCACAATTTTCCATCCATTGGAGTTAGTGAATATGCATGTGGCGGCAGCAATCAGCAACACGACGTATGTTGAACTCTTGTATCCGACGGACACTTTTTCATTTGGTTTGAAACAGGCGCTACCTATAGAAAAGGGTTACGCCAACCTCCCAGAAACGGCAGGGTTGGGGGCGGAATTGGATTGGGATTTTATTGACAACGCGACCATTCAAATTTTATGA
- a CDS encoding RraA family protein, translating into MTSHTNEQDEITELLQHCYTGVVNDVMRGEGMTNYVLPRELRPLITDQVLAGPVFTILGEVDQSMDGHQSLLEWTGLLSKAKPGHIWVCQPNDNKVAHMGELSAETLQHKGVLGCLVDGGARDTGFIRKIGFQLWHRFYTPEDVVGYWKPVGFDVPIQIGEVSISPGDYLLADDDGAIIIPKSIAKSVAEAAYASTKVENKVRSAILDGMDAQEAYLQYGKF; encoded by the coding sequence ATGACAAGCCATACCAATGAACAAGATGAAATTACAGAGTTGCTCCAACACTGCTATACCGGCGTGGTTAATGATGTGATGCGAGGAGAGGGCATGACGAACTACGTTTTGCCTCGCGAATTGCGCCCTCTTATTACGGATCAAGTCTTAGCCGGACCCGTGTTCACCATTCTGGGTGAAGTTGATCAATCTATGGATGGTCATCAGAGTTTGCTGGAATGGACGGGGTTACTTTCCAAAGCAAAACCCGGGCATATTTGGGTGTGTCAGCCAAACGATAACAAAGTTGCCCACATGGGGGAGCTTTCGGCAGAAACACTGCAACATAAAGGTGTGCTTGGTTGCTTGGTGGATGGCGGGGCAAGAGATACTGGGTTTATTCGAAAAATTGGTTTCCAGTTGTGGCACCGATTCTATACACCGGAAGATGTTGTCGGGTACTGGAAACCTGTTGGGTTTGATGTGCCAATCCAAATCGGAGAGGTTTCGATATCTCCTGGCGACTACCTACTCGCTGACGACGATGGTGCCATTATCATTCCTAAATCCATTGCTAAATCAGTGGCCGAAGCCGCTTATGCATCCACTAAAGTTGAGAACAAAGTGCGCAGCGCAATTCTTGATGGAATGGATGCACAGGAAGCCTATTTGCAATACGGTAAATTCTAA
- a CDS encoding ABC transporter ATP-binding protein, with protein MADVKLNKVVKRYGKTEVVHGVDLDIKHNEFVVLVGPSGCGKSTTLRIIAGLEGITSGEVVIGDRVVNDLPPRDRNISMVFQSYALYPHMTVEENLGFGLKISNIEESEIEKRVQNAAQILGLDSLMDRMPAELSGGQRQRVAMGRAIVRTPDVFLFDEPLSNLDAKLRVQMRTEIKKLHQTVKTTVVYVTHDQVEAMTLADRVVVMRDGYIEQVGSPMEIFHAPTNMFVASFIGSPPMNMIDAIAYEQNGKWILHLEGAHEIELPERFLGKVQHEQKIVVGIRPDDLYPVGHGMESGAQSTPFHESVIISEPQGTETILFVQIGQKEVQSKMLSPRDVRNGERLEFAIGLDRIHLFDKGTEQSLLAESPQGE; from the coding sequence ATGGCTGACGTAAAGCTGAACAAGGTAGTAAAAAGATACGGCAAAACTGAAGTAGTTCATGGTGTCGATTTGGATATCAAACACAATGAATTCGTGGTTTTGGTTGGTCCGTCTGGCTGCGGAAAGTCGACCACCCTAAGAATCATCGCAGGGTTAGAAGGCATCACCAGTGGCGAGGTAGTGATTGGCGATAGAGTGGTAAATGATTTGCCGCCCAGAGACAGAAACATCTCCATGGTGTTCCAGAGCTACGCACTATATCCACATATGACGGTGGAAGAGAACTTAGGTTTTGGATTGAAAATTTCCAATATAGAAGAATCTGAAATCGAAAAACGAGTACAAAACGCGGCCCAAATTCTAGGGCTAGACAGTTTGATGGATAGGATGCCTGCCGAGCTTTCTGGTGGGCAGCGTCAACGGGTAGCGATGGGGCGAGCCATTGTGCGCACTCCGGACGTATTTTTGTTCGACGAACCCCTGTCCAACCTAGATGCAAAGCTACGCGTGCAGATGCGTACCGAGATTAAAAAACTCCACCAAACGGTTAAAACGACGGTGGTGTACGTGACTCACGATCAGGTTGAAGCCATGACACTGGCCGACCGCGTGGTGGTGATGCGAGATGGCTACATAGAGCAGGTCGGCTCCCCCATGGAGATCTTCCATGCGCCAACGAACATGTTTGTGGCGTCTTTTATAGGAAGCCCCCCTATGAACATGATCGATGCTATTGCTTACGAGCAAAACGGGAAATGGATACTGCACTTGGAAGGCGCTCACGAAATAGAGTTACCGGAGCGCTTCCTAGGAAAAGTCCAGCACGAGCAAAAAATTGTGGTTGGTATCCGACCGGATGATCTCTACCCAGTAGGGCATGGTATGGAAAGCGGCGCACAAAGTACGCCATTTCATGAAAGCGTGATCATTTCTGAACCGCAAGGCACAGAGACTATTTTGTTCGTGCAAATAGGGCAGAAAGAAGTTCAATCGAAAATGTTAAGCCCGAGGGATGTGAGAAACGGAGAGCGTTTGGAATTTGCTATCGGGTTAGATCGAATTCACCTCTTTGACAAAGGAACCGAGCAGTCCCTTTTAGCTGAGAGCCCCCAGGGAGAGTAA
- a CDS encoding ABC transporter substrate-binding protein — protein MKRLLGSNTLTKAIGLACLTASVSVANAADDKVLRVKLIGGAQYEPLYTLIPKWEKKTGMKVEVLSRKNHFELDREIKQDIAANNINYCVASNHTSFAPQYGSIYTDLSKLISKSVLDEFVALTLEHGTIDGRLVQLPRHSDISNLYYKKSLFEDEDNKSKFKAKYGYDLTPPETWSQVKDQAIFFADPPNFYGTQYVGKDEAITGRFYEMLVAEGGALFDKDWNPTFNSEAGQRALQWFVDLYEAKAVPAGVPNYLWDDTGLGFASGTVALDLDWAGWAAFFNDPKNSKVAGDIGLVKAPKGSGGKRTGWSGSHTFSITEACENKQAAASFITFLTSYEGQILEARRGLLPTRERVWQDIIEANRAMNNDFMVQVFKTYQQSMAEDAFTPPLIPEWIEVSNQIWPQLQAAVVGDKTVKEALDDAAEGAREVMEDAGYL, from the coding sequence ATGAAGCGTTTATTAGGATCGAACACACTGACGAAGGCCATTGGATTGGCTTGTTTAACTGCCTCTGTTTCTGTTGCAAATGCCGCAGACGACAAGGTACTGCGCGTTAAGCTCATAGGCGGTGCGCAGTATGAACCTCTCTACACTTTGATTCCAAAGTGGGAAAAGAAAACGGGCATGAAAGTCGAAGTGCTTTCACGCAAAAACCATTTTGAGTTAGATCGCGAAATCAAACAAGATATCGCCGCCAACAACATCAATTATTGTGTGGCATCTAACCATACCAGTTTCGCCCCTCAGTATGGCTCTATCTATACGGATCTCAGTAAGCTGATCAGCAAGAGTGTACTCGATGAGTTTGTTGCACTGACGCTTGAGCACGGAACCATTGATGGGCGCTTGGTGCAGTTGCCAAGGCACAGTGATATTTCAAACCTTTACTACAAAAAATCTTTGTTTGAAGACGAAGACAACAAGTCTAAGTTTAAAGCCAAATATGGTTATGACTTAACGCCACCTGAAACGTGGAGCCAAGTGAAAGATCAGGCGATTTTCTTCGCGGATCCACCGAACTTCTACGGCACCCAGTATGTCGGTAAAGACGAAGCAATCACAGGTCGTTTCTACGAGATGCTGGTGGCAGAAGGTGGCGCGTTATTTGATAAAGATTGGAACCCAACCTTTAACTCCGAAGCAGGTCAGCGAGCGCTGCAATGGTTTGTGGATTTGTATGAAGCCAAAGCGGTTCCAGCAGGGGTGCCAAACTACTTGTGGGATGATACTGGGCTTGGATTTGCTTCAGGCACCGTTGCATTAGATTTGGATTGGGCTGGTTGGGCTGCGTTTTTCAATGACCCGAAAAACTCCAAAGTGGCAGGCGACATTGGGCTAGTCAAAGCGCCTAAAGGTTCTGGTGGTAAACGCACGGGTTGGTCGGGGTCTCACACTTTTTCTATTACAGAAGCGTGTGAAAACAAACAAGCAGCGGCATCGTTCATTACGTTCTTAACGAGCTACGAAGGTCAGATTCTCGAAGCCCGTCGAGGCTTGCTACCTACTCGTGAACGAGTATGGCAAGACATCATTGAAGCGAATCGTGCCATGAACAATGACTTTATGGTTCAGGTATTCAAAACCTACCAACAGTCCATGGCTGAAGATGCGTTTACGCCACCGCTGATCCCAGAATGGATCGAAGTCTCTAACCAAATTTGGCCTCAACTTCAGGCTGCCGTCGTTGGTGATAAAACCGTGAAGGAAGCATTGGATGATGCTGCCGAAGGCGCTCGCGAAGTGATGGAAGACGCAGGCTATTTATAA
- a CDS encoding CaiB/BaiF CoA transferase family protein, which produces MTLPLEGKLVVDFSQFLAGPLAGLKLADLGARVIKIERPGSGDLCRHLYLTDTDVGGVNSLFQAINRNKESFCADLKKPEDIAAVKNLLKKADIVLQNFRPGVIERLGLDYETIRQFNPTVIYGSVSGYGTTGPWVNRPGQDLLAQSLSGLTWLSGNSDMPPTPMGLAVADMLAGNALVQGVLAALVKSQSTGKGGKVETSLMEVLIDFQFEVLTTYLNSGKKKQERSQMNNAHAYLSAPYGIYKTKDNYIAIAMGPVDQLGKLMGDENIAQYTDSKMWFSHRDEIKEQIQTKLLEEKTEHWMSIFSQHDVWASEVLNWDDLIETEAFQHLDMLQKLEHQDVEELLTTRLPIRFDGKVLNSKVAAPTLGQHTGSITKEFLLK; this is translated from the coding sequence ATGACATTGCCACTAGAAGGGAAGTTGGTGGTCGATTTTAGCCAGTTCCTTGCAGGTCCCTTGGCTGGACTGAAGCTGGCTGACTTAGGGGCTCGTGTAATCAAAATAGAGCGCCCAGGCTCCGGAGATTTGTGCCGCCACTTATATCTAACCGACACCGATGTGGGTGGAGTGAATTCACTGTTTCAAGCCATTAACCGCAACAAAGAAAGCTTTTGCGCTGATTTAAAAAAGCCTGAAGACATTGCCGCTGTAAAGAATTTGTTAAAGAAAGCGGACATTGTTTTGCAGAATTTTCGACCGGGTGTGATCGAAAGATTGGGACTGGATTATGAAACAATTCGTCAATTTAATCCTACAGTTATATATGGGTCCGTTTCTGGTTATGGCACGACGGGACCGTGGGTGAATCGCCCCGGGCAGGATCTGTTAGCGCAGTCTTTATCTGGTTTGACATGGCTAAGTGGAAACAGCGATATGCCACCGACGCCAATGGGGTTAGCCGTCGCGGATATGTTGGCGGGGAATGCATTGGTTCAAGGTGTGTTGGCAGCGTTGGTAAAAAGCCAGTCCACAGGAAAAGGCGGCAAAGTAGAAACCAGCTTAATGGAAGTGTTGATTGATTTTCAGTTTGAGGTGCTTACCACGTACTTGAATAGCGGTAAGAAAAAACAAGAACGTAGCCAAATGAACAATGCTCATGCGTATTTATCAGCACCTTATGGCATCTATAAAACCAAAGATAACTATATCGCGATCGCCATGGGGCCCGTTGACCAGCTTGGGAAATTAATGGGCGACGAAAACATCGCTCAATACACCGACAGCAAAATGTGGTTTAGCCATCGAGATGAAATTAAAGAGCAAATACAAACCAAGTTGTTGGAAGAAAAGACCGAACACTGGATGTCGATATTCTCGCAACACGATGTATGGGCATCGGAAGTGTTGAACTGGGATGATTTGATTGAAACGGAAGCATTTCAGCACCTCGATATGCTTCAAAAACTCGAACACCAAGATGTAGAAGAATTACTGACAACTCGTCTACCCATAAGGTTTGACGGGAAAGTTTTGAACAGCAAGGTAGCTGCACCAACACTAGGTCAGCATACCGGATCGATCACCAAGGAGTTTTTACTTAAGTGA
- a CDS encoding extracellular solute-binding protein, protein MSKVTLHGMTWDHCRGYDPMVATANKFAELNPDVEIIWHKRSLQAFADRPLEEMTTEFDLMVIDHPHAGAASETGLLLPLDGNGYDDQLETLAEQSVGQSHPSYFHGHQWALAIDAATPVAAYRPDKLDSVPREWDEVVALAEAGKVVWPLKPIDALMSFYNVLANQGTPFGIDVNGVATEQGIAALNQLLRVSQHLDECCFSMNPIGAYEWLASRDDAAYVPYLYGYSNYGREGFRQHVVRSCDAPVFGDNAVGGTTLGGTGVAISASTQHKDIALKYAFWIASAEVQKDLFFNSGGQPGNLVAWQDEHCNQQSNHFFKDTLTTLENAYLRPRHNGYMQFQDVAGDWVNACLQGQLSPEKTVENIQQEYARSKR, encoded by the coding sequence GTGAGTAAGGTAACACTACATGGTATGACTTGGGATCACTGCCGCGGGTATGATCCAATGGTCGCGACAGCAAATAAGTTTGCAGAGCTTAACCCAGACGTAGAGATCATTTGGCATAAACGATCTTTGCAGGCGTTTGCCGATCGTCCTCTTGAAGAAATGACCACTGAGTTCGACTTAATGGTGATCGATCACCCTCACGCTGGCGCGGCGTCCGAAACTGGTTTGCTGCTTCCTCTGGATGGAAATGGTTATGACGATCAACTGGAAACACTCGCCGAGCAATCGGTCGGGCAATCGCATCCATCGTATTTTCATGGGCACCAATGGGCGCTAGCGATTGACGCGGCTACCCCTGTGGCGGCATACCGCCCCGATAAATTAGACAGTGTTCCACGTGAATGGGATGAAGTGGTTGCACTAGCGGAAGCCGGCAAGGTTGTGTGGCCATTAAAGCCTATCGACGCACTCATGTCTTTTTACAATGTGCTCGCCAACCAAGGAACCCCATTTGGTATCGATGTAAACGGTGTCGCTACTGAGCAGGGCATCGCGGCATTGAACCAGCTCTTGCGTGTAAGCCAGCATCTGGATGAGTGTTGCTTTTCTATGAACCCCATTGGTGCTTATGAATGGCTCGCCAGCCGAGATGATGCCGCGTACGTCCCTTATTTGTATGGCTACAGCAACTACGGGCGAGAAGGGTTTCGCCAGCATGTCGTCCGTTCTTGCGACGCGCCAGTATTTGGTGACAACGCAGTCGGTGGCACAACATTGGGGGGAACAGGTGTTGCTATCTCTGCGTCTACCCAACACAAAGACATTGCATTGAAATACGCCTTCTGGATTGCTTCCGCTGAAGTGCAAAAAGATCTCTTCTTTAACTCCGGTGGGCAGCCCGGGAATTTGGTTGCGTGGCAGGATGAACATTGCAACCAGCAATCCAATCACTTTTTTAAAGACACATTAACCACGCTAGAAAACGCCTATTTGCGCCCGAGACATAATGGGTACATGCAATTTCAGGATGTGGCAGGCGATTGGGTTAACGCTTGCCTACAAGGGCAGCTTTCACCGGAAAAAACGGTCGAGAACATTCAGCAAGAGTACGCAAGGAGCAAAAGATGA
- a CDS encoding carbohydrate ABC transporter permease, whose protein sequence is MILASTRVTLQKLAVRVGVFILISLMCIPGVWVMFSAFRPNGEILAKPPVWIPQEFGLSNFMSILGAGVDQIAIPVGSYFMNSLIIAVTSTVIAILIGIAGGYAFARYRFKGKDALFLGLMLSRTIPGIALSLPVFILWSKLGWIDTQFGVILVYVALNVPFTIWLIDGFFRQIPKDLSEAAQVDGCTRWQAFWKIEFPLAKSGLASAGIFAFLTSWNEYALASQLTRSTDSKTLPVGLMDFTAQFTIDWAGMCAMAVIIIIPALILTFLVQKHLISGLTFGGVKG, encoded by the coding sequence ATGATCTTGGCATCAACACGTGTCACGCTTCAGAAACTGGCGGTTCGAGTTGGGGTATTCATACTGATTTCCTTGATGTGTATCCCTGGTGTCTGGGTGATGTTTTCGGCTTTTCGACCGAATGGAGAGATCTTAGCCAAGCCTCCGGTTTGGATTCCGCAAGAATTCGGGCTATCCAACTTCATGTCGATACTTGGCGCTGGGGTAGACCAAATCGCGATTCCGGTTGGCAGTTATTTTATGAACTCGCTGATTATCGCAGTAACCAGCACGGTTATAGCCATTTTGATTGGTATTGCTGGTGGGTACGCTTTTGCTCGGTATCGTTTTAAAGGGAAAGACGCTCTGTTTTTGGGCTTAATGCTCTCGCGAACCATCCCTGGTATCGCCCTAAGCCTACCAGTGTTCATTCTGTGGAGTAAGCTCGGCTGGATAGACACACAATTTGGGGTGATTTTGGTGTATGTCGCATTGAATGTGCCTTTCACGATCTGGCTGATTGATGGATTTTTCAGGCAGATACCTAAGGACTTATCCGAAGCCGCGCAAGTCGATGGTTGTACACGTTGGCAAGCGTTTTGGAAAATTGAATTTCCTTTAGCAAAATCGGGTTTGGCATCGGCGGGTATTTTCGCCTTCCTTACCTCTTGGAACGAATATGCGTTGGCGAGTCAGCTTACCCGTTCCACAGACAGTAAGACGTTGCCCGTAGGGTTAATGGATTTTACCGCTCAATTTACGATTGACTGGGCAGGCATGTGTGCCATGGCGGTAATCATCATTATTCCGGCACTTATTCTTACGTTTTTAGTTCAAAAGCACCTGATTTCAGGGCTGACATTTGGTGGTGTAAAAGGATAA
- a CDS encoding metallophosphoesterase, translated as MEFRHQHINVSNFNRVFVIGDIHGKLGHLKHTLQDIDFNPDTDLLISVGDLIDRGPQSAETLRFYSENDWFLSIIGNHELMMSNAMSVWELENKNKDQRRLLELWCKNGGDWALEESVDTLRSLQAIVEDMPSAITCDLPDGRKVGISHAQPHSLDWTEMQNWQGNMLENPRWIWGRTRIKGEPSDPVTNVDFTIHGHTRSDKVVRIANSYFIDTASRNDYAGEFTMIEILSGEFFSGITLEEWEGL; from the coding sequence ATGGAATTCAGGCATCAACATATAAACGTATCTAATTTCAATCGTGTATTCGTCATTGGCGATATTCACGGAAAACTAGGGCATTTAAAACACACATTACAAGATATTGATTTTAATCCTGATACCGATTTACTTATCTCGGTTGGCGACCTGATTGATCGAGGTCCACAATCGGCTGAAACTTTACGTTTTTACTCAGAAAACGACTGGTTCCTCTCTATTATTGGAAACCACGAACTGATGATGTCCAATGCGATGTCGGTTTGGGAGTTAGAAAATAAGAATAAAGATCAGAGAAGGCTGTTGGAGCTCTGGTGTAAAAACGGCGGTGATTGGGCACTAGAAGAATCGGTTGATACCTTAAGAAGCTTACAGGCAATTGTCGAAGATATGCCCAGCGCCATCACTTGTGACCTCCCCGATGGAAGAAAAGTCGGCATAAGCCACGCTCAACCTCACAGCCTCGATTGGACAGAAATGCAGAACTGGCAAGGCAATATGCTAGAAAACCCTAGGTGGATTTGGGGAAGAACGCGTATAAAAGGTGAACCATCGGATCCCGTTACGAATGTAGACTTCACCATTCATGGGCACACAAGAAGTGACAAAGTTGTCCGCATTGCAAACAGCTACTTTATTGATACAGCATCGCGAAATGACTACGCCGGAGAGTTCACAATGATCGAAATACTCTCTGGTGAATTTTTCTCTGGTATCACTTTGGAAGAGTGGGAAGGATTGTAG
- a CDS encoding UxaA family hydrolase, giving the protein MASVILLKEDDNVLIACRELRQQEVVTREGSELAIEVKQPTPVGFKVARMALKKGTLIIKYGVPIGRCSADVDAGELIHTHNLHSQYIPSHQRGGHVHE; this is encoded by the coding sequence ATGGCATCGGTGATTTTGCTTAAAGAGGACGACAATGTGTTAATTGCTTGTCGGGAGTTACGCCAGCAAGAAGTGGTAACGAGGGAAGGATCCGAGCTGGCTATTGAGGTTAAACAGCCGACGCCTGTAGGGTTTAAGGTTGCACGAATGGCACTCAAAAAAGGCACATTGATCATCAAGTACGGTGTGCCAATTGGGCGGTGTAGTGCCGATGTAGATGCGGGGGAGTTGATTCACACTCATAACCTTCATAGTCAATATATCCCATCGCATCAAAGAGGAGGGCATGTTCATGAGTGA
- a CDS encoding carbohydrate ABC transporter permease, whose translation MFRAIRRFVHREESVPYMLLLPAIVTILVVVLLPLIFSLYTSFTPYKITRPETLWKFIGLRNYSRIFSDADFWWVFARTVFFLTIVLNVELVLGLVIALLVNQITKGKRLLRTVMMFPMMFSPILVGFQFKFVFNDNIGILNNLLQTLGWTDQAIPWLVDGTLAMMSIMIAEIWMSTSVFAILLLAGLYAMPQDPIEAAKVDGCSPIQVFRHITLPFLMPFIFIAMTIRSLDVARAFDIVDVMTGGGPAGRTELLWTLIARVGYDNAKMGQANAMAYVSILLSIAFTFYFFRKLMAARRFMGGAQ comes from the coding sequence ATGTTTCGAGCAATTCGGCGTTTTGTACACCGAGAAGAGTCGGTTCCCTATATGCTGCTATTACCAGCAATAGTCACCATACTCGTTGTGGTCCTGTTACCACTGATATTCTCTCTGTACACAAGTTTTACGCCATACAAAATCACTCGTCCTGAAACACTTTGGAAGTTTATCGGGCTGAGAAATTACAGCCGAATATTTTCCGACGCAGATTTCTGGTGGGTATTCGCAAGAACGGTGTTTTTCTTAACCATCGTTTTGAATGTGGAGCTGGTGCTTGGGTTAGTTATTGCCCTGTTGGTGAATCAAATCACGAAAGGAAAGCGTTTGTTGCGCACTGTCATGATGTTCCCGATGATGTTTTCTCCAATATTGGTCGGCTTCCAGTTCAAATTTGTTTTTAACGACAACATAGGCATTTTAAACAACTTACTTCAAACACTAGGGTGGACAGATCAAGCGATTCCGTGGCTGGTGGATGGCACCTTGGCCATGATGTCCATCATGATTGCTGAAATCTGGATGAGTACCAGTGTCTTTGCCATCTTATTACTGGCAGGGCTATATGCGATGCCACAAGACCCAATTGAAGCCGCGAAAGTGGATGGATGTTCACCCATTCAGGTGTTTAGACACATTACTTTACCGTTTTTAATGCCCTTTATTTTTATTGCGATGACGATTCGCTCACTGGATGTGGCGCGAGCGTTCGATATTGTCGACGTGATGACAGGAGGCGGTCCCGCAGGGCGAACCGAGCTATTGTGGACGTTGATTGCGCGAGTCGGTTACGACAACGCCAAAATGGGGCAAGCCAATGCTATGGCGTATGTATCGATTCTGCTTTCTATCGCTTTTACCTTCTATTTCTTTCGTAAATTAATGGCGGCTCGTCGCTTCATGGGAGGTGCACAATGA
- a CDS encoding UxaA family hydrolase, which produces MSDAIYNREVHLQGYLRSDGRKGIRNQIMVAYLVECSHFVVSKIVRHFEGIAPGIVHEVGFPGCYPNSHAERVLSGLATHPNVGAVLFVSLGCESMNREKLDKLVKASGRPSRTISIQEVGGTQNAIDLGIEWVTGVMDILASETKVDMDISELSVATICGGSDGTSGITANPAVGLSFDTLVDMGATCIFEETGELIGCETHMSERGSTPEISKALVESVDKAARYYSTLGFASFAPGNADGGLSTIEEKSLGAYSKSGTRPIEGIIKPAELPTQKGLWLLDVVPDGEVRFGFPNIADNAEITELIACGAHMVLFTTGRGSVVGSAISPVIKICANPETYSRMSNDMDVNAGKVLEGVELDSVANEITDLVVSVAQGQQTKSEALGHAECLITYK; this is translated from the coding sequence ATGAGTGATGCCATATATAACCGTGAAGTCCATTTGCAAGGCTATTTAAGAAGTGATGGGCGAAAAGGGATTCGCAATCAAATAATGGTGGCGTATTTGGTGGAGTGTAGCCATTTTGTGGTGAGCAAAATTGTTCGCCACTTTGAAGGAATCGCGCCGGGTATCGTGCATGAAGTCGGCTTTCCGGGGTGTTACCCCAATTCTCATGCAGAGCGTGTATTGTCTGGGCTGGCAACTCATCCAAATGTTGGTGCGGTCTTATTTGTTTCTCTTGGGTGCGAAAGCATGAACCGAGAGAAGCTGGATAAACTGGTCAAAGCCAGTGGCAGACCCTCACGTACCATCAGCATTCAAGAAGTGGGTGGCACGCAAAACGCCATTGATTTAGGGATAGAGTGGGTCACGGGCGTGATGGACATATTGGCGTCTGAAACCAAAGTGGACATGGACATCAGCGAGCTTTCCGTTGCAACTATCTGTGGTGGCTCTGACGGCACGTCAGGGATAACAGCGAATCCGGCTGTAGGTCTAAGCTTCGACACGTTAGTGGATATGGGGGCAACCTGTATTTTTGAAGAAACAGGTGAACTGATAGGTTGTGAAACGCATATGAGTGAGCGTGGCTCGACTCCTGAGATTTCAAAAGCGCTGGTAGAGTCGGTCGATAAGGCGGCTCGCTATTACAGCACTCTTGGTTTTGCGAGCTTTGCGCCGGGCAATGCAGATGGCGGTCTATCCACTATTGAAGAAAAGTCTTTAGGGGCGTATTCCAAGAGTGGTACACGCCCGATTGAAGGCATAATCAAGCCCGCGGAATTACCTACTCAAAAAGGGCTTTGGTTGCTGGATGTTGTTCCCGATGGCGAAGTACGGTTCGGCTTTCCTAACATCGCTGATAATGCAGAAATCACAGAATTGATCGCCTGTGGGGCTCATATGGTGTTGTTTACGACTGGGCGAGGCTCAGTAGTGGGAAGCGCGATTTCTCCTGTCATTAAAATATGTGCAAACCCAGAAACATACAGCCGCATGTCCAATGATATGGATGTGAATGCCGGAAAAGTGCTGGAAGGTGTCGAGCTGGATTCTGTAGCCAATGAAATTACCGACCTCGTTGTTTCTGTTGCTCAAGGTCAGCAAACCAAGTCTGAGGCGTTGGGGCATGCTGAGTGCTTAATTACTTATAAATAG